A DNA window from Vibrio cidicii contains the following coding sequences:
- the folK gene encoding 2-amino-4-hydroxy-6-hydroxymethyldihydropteridine diphosphokinase — protein MTRAYIAIGSNLADPVAQANRAIAALKSLPNSKLVAVSQLYSSTPMGPQNQPDYINAVAEIQTELTPLQLLDCTQAIELEQGRVRKEERWGPRTLDLDLLLYGNEVIDSERLTIPHYGMKEREFVLYPLAEIAPNLTLPDGTRLADLLTQVERNGLGIWQS, from the coding sequence ATGACCCGTGCATATATCGCGATCGGCAGTAATCTTGCCGATCCCGTTGCCCAAGCCAATCGTGCTATTGCGGCCTTGAAAAGCTTACCAAACAGTAAGCTGGTCGCGGTATCTCAGCTTTACAGCAGCACACCGATGGGGCCACAAAATCAGCCCGACTACATTAACGCTGTGGCTGAAATCCAAACCGAATTAACGCCGTTGCAACTGCTCGATTGCACTCAAGCGATTGAACTGGAGCAAGGGCGTGTCCGTAAAGAAGAGCGCTGGGGACCAAGAACCCTAGATCTCGACCTCCTTCTTTACGGCAATGAGGTGATCGACTCCGAGCGGTTAACCATTCCCCATTATGGAATGAAAGAGCGTGAGTTCGTTCTTTACCCACTCGCCGAAATCGCACCAAATTTAACCCTCCCTGACGGGACCAGGCTCGCTGATCTTCTCACTCAGGTGGAGAGAAACGGCCTCGGTATTTGGCAATCATAG